From the genome of Aerococcus urinaehominis:
GCACCCATCGTATTCCTCCTTATAATCTAGTGATAATTCTTGGCAAATTATAGAAGAAACTGGTCATTGCTGGCCAGTTTCTTCTTATTTTTAGAATAAATCGGCAAAACCGTAATCGATTAGGGCCTGACGAGAGTCAGCTAAGCAATCGAATGGGTCGCGTCCGTATAACATATCTTGTTCAACTAATAGGTATTCAATTCCTAAATCTAAAGCTTTATTAACAATAGCTTGATAGTCCATTGAACCAGCACCAATTTCAGCAAACTCTACAATATTAGTGAAGGCTGTATAGAAGCTAGCCACATCTCCTTCTTCAAGGGCAGAGAAAGCTTCATCTGGAATTGCACCAATCCGATAATCTTTAATATGAACTAAACCAGCACGATCCTTGTATTGCTCTAAGATAGCAATTGGATCAGCACCACCACGTTGTACCCAGTGTAAGTCTAATTCAAAGTCCAAGGCCGGACATTCACGAGCAATAATATCAATTAAAAACTCATCTTCATATTTGCGGAACTCAACATGGTGATTATGGTAATAGAGTTGAATACCTTCTTCTTTAAGTTTTTCACCAAATTCGTTGGCTTGACGACAGAATGCCAAGGCTGTTTCCTTATTTTTCATATTAGCAAAAGGTAACATGCCAATACGAAGTTTTGTTACGCCTAGGGTCTTACAGTCTTGAACAATTTTATCGAATTTAGTATCCAAAGCATCATTACCGCCTGGTGTACCTTCATCAATTACGTTACAAGAAAGCGAAGCAATTTCCATGCCTAACTCATCTTGCGCACGTTTTAATTCAGCAACATTTTCTTCAGTCATAGGAATTTGAGAAATTTCAACGGCATTATAGCCAATTTCACTGACTTTCTTTAAGGTTTCAAATGCACCTAATTCCTCAAACTTTTCCTTTAACATCATTGCTTGTACGCCAATTTTACTCATGAATAAATTCCTCCTTATTCACAATTCGATTTTCTGCTGATGATAATTTCATCGCATCAATCATTTCCATAGTAATAAGAGCACTCTCTAAGCCACAGTAGTCGTCGGTATTATCATTAATAGCCCGATAAAAACTGTCAAAATAGTTACGGTGGCTAGGTCCATAGTAAATCTTAGTTCCTGGCACCCGTTCATTTTCAGCCAGACAGTTAATATCCTTGTCGAATAACTTATCTTCTTTGATTGTATAGCGGCCGTTGCTAGTCATGACTTGGAGCTCAATTGAGTCATTACCGTAGTAGGCATTAGTGCCCATAAAGAATCCATGGCTACCATCAGTAAACTCAAAATTAGCTGTTGCCGTATCTTCTACTTCAATATCGTAATCTAACAAATTACCAACTAGCGCCTTACAGGCTGACCAATCATTACCGGTTACATAATGCATGAGATCTAAGGTATGAATAGCCTGGTTAATAATGGTACCAGACCCCGCTTCGTCCCACTTACCACGCCAAGGCTTTTGAGAGTAGTAAGATTCTGGTCTAAACCAAGGTACCAAGCCCTTAACTGCCAGAATTTCCCCACCCTCTGCTTGGAGAAGACGCTTCATTTCCTGAACAGTTTCATTCAAGCGGTTTTGGAAACACACAGCAACCTTGGTGCCATTAGCTAAGGCCTGGTGGTCCAATAGTAACTGTCGTGAACGCTCAGCGTTAATAGATACTGGCTTTTCAAGTAGTACATGAACGCCTGCGCGCGCAATCGTCATCGTTGCCTCATCATGGAGATAGTGGGGTAAGCAAACATGAACGACATCCAAATCTTCCTGGGCTAACATCTCTGTCAAATCTGTATAGAAAGGAAAATCTGAATAGTCCTTAGCCCGGGTGGGGTCATTATCACAAACCGCCACTAAATCGGCATAAGGGGATTCAAGAATCCCCTTAGCATGGACGATGGCTACAGTTCCCAAGCCAACAATGCCAACTTTTAGCATGTTAATACGTCCTTTCAATTAATCACGTGTTGGGAACTTACCTTCTTCTTCAATATGTTGGTTTAACATTTCTAAGAACTTATCATCATCAAAGTCTTTAATAGAAATCTTTTCGCCAGTCCAGCCAGACATTTGAATGGCATTGGCTAGACGTACGCCGTTAATACCTTCAGCACCTGGTGCGATTAAGTCTTCGCCATTTAAAATATGTTGGGCAAAGTTTTCGATAACGCCAGAGTGTTGAGCACCCCAAACGTTTTCTTCTTCAATCGTTTGTACTTCTTCGAATAGGTCGCCAAAAACATTTTCAGCAGCCATCATGCGTTTAACCTTATCAGCATCGAAGCCAGCATCGATATCTTGTTCAGTTTCTTTTAGACGATAAACAGTTGCTTTTTGTGAATCATCAACAACGATTTTACCTTTATCGCAATAGATTTCAAGACGGTCTGAACCAACAATTTCATTAGTTGATGTAACAAAGACACCAGTCGCACCGTTAGGATACTTCAGCATGGCATGAACTTGGTCTTCTACGACAATGTCACGTTGGTAACCTTCATCAACCATGGCATACACTGATTCAGGTACACCTGCAATCCATTGGAAGAGGTCTAATTGGTGAGGTGCTTGGTTAACTAGGACACCGCCACCTTCACCGCCCCAAGTAGCACGCCATTCACTTTGGTTATAGTAAGCTTGTGGCCGCCACCAAGTGGTGATAATCCAGTTAGTACGGCGGATTGCACCTAAATCACCGCTGTCCATAATGGCTTTAATTTTTTGATAAAGTGGATTATTACGTTGGTTAAACATAATCGCATAAGTTGCTTTAGCATCTTTAGCATATTCATTTAATTCTTGAACTTGCTTAGTATAAACACCAGCAGGTTTTTCATTCAAAACATGGATATCTTTGCTTAAAGCATAGATTGCCATTTCTGGGTGAAGATAGTGAGGTACCGCGGTAATAACCGCATCTACTTCGCCAGAATCTACTAAATCTTTGTAATCTTCATAAGCATTTACTTCTGGGAAAAGTTCCTTGCAACGATCAATTGCAGCTGGATCAATATCACAAACACCTGTTAGTTCAACTGAAGGTACCAAACCACCGTCAATAAAACGACCATAAGCCGAACCTTGGGTACCATAGCCGATAATACCTAAACGTAATTTTTTCTCTGCCATAACAATTCTCCTTTATTATGCTTTTACCTTACCATCACTATATGTATCAAATGCCTCAGCGTAGCTTAGATTGCGAAACTGCTTAGGAGTCATCTGCATTTTTTGTTTGAAGAAACGAGAAAAGTGCGCTGGACTCTCAAAACCACACTGCTTGGCTATATCCTGTATCGGTAATTCACGGTTCATAAACAACTGGAAACGTGCCTGCGTCAAACGATAAGACATCAAAAATGACATCACGGTTGTCCCCGTCACCTCCTTAAAGAGATGAGGTAAATAGGAGCGGGAAATGTTTACCCCACGGGCAATATCATCTAAAGTCAAGCTCTCCTGATAATGCCTGGTAATAAAACGAGTTACATCTTCTACCTTGCGGATTCTATCATCACTAGTTTCTCGTCCAATCAGACTCTCATCAGCTGCTAAGTCAATCTCTAAAAGTAGACTAACTAACTTAACCTGGATAAGTTGCCGATGTTGGTTACTGTCCTTACGGTCAACTAGCTGGACTAATTCACTAATGGTTTGTCCAATCCGACCAGCTGCAGCCTGGTCAGAAATCCGGTAAAGATAACCGGTGGAATTGGTAAACAAACCCAGCAGGTCTTCCGCACCTAAACTAGCTAAGACTGGTGCGATAAATCCGCTGTCGAAGTGAATCATAGAACGCCGGTATTGTTTTGAGTCTGGTGAAACAAAAGCCTTGTGAAGTCGCATCCCGTCAATAAGTAGGATATCTCCAGCTTGCAGGTCATAAAAGTGGTCTCCCACTTGATAGTAAACATTACCTGCAACCAGTTGATAAATCTCAAGCTGACTGTGGCTGTGGAAATCTAACTGGTCAATACCACCATCTAGATCGTAACCACCATAAACGCCGTTTTCCATATTTTCACCTACCGATTACAAGTTTATTATACTAAAGAAAACGCTTTAATTCATTAACTAAATGTGTTTAAAAACAAATATAAATTGACTGAACGTGCTATTTAGCGTTGAACCATTAATTACCGAAGCTGATGAAAGGGGTTAAGACCCAGCTATAACTGATATTTTTTAAAAAATTATCACTTAATCTAGCTAGCAAGTTTTCTAAACTAAAACGGTTGCTTGCTAATTATTTTAGCAAGTTTTGTTATTATAAGCAAAATCAAGTATCACTCCTGGGCAAAAAACTATAAAAAAGAGACTGATCACCCTAGTCACAGTCTCCTTTCCCCATATTAATTTTTTTACTAACAGCCTAGTCTGGCAAATTTTAAGCAAGAGAAGTTGCCCCTTATCCCGCTCCTAATAATCCGCACTTACCATAGCTGAAAAACCCAGACAATTACGCCCGCCATGCACACCAAGTACAGGTGGTAGGTAGGCAATATCTATGGCTAGATCAGGATAACGCTCTTGACATTGGTCAGCCAAATCTTGGGCGGCTTGGGGGGCATCACCGTGCGCAATGGCCAACCTAACCCGCCCCGGATAAGCAGCTATTGCTTGGTCAAAAATTTTATAAACAAGCTTATGAAAACGTTTCTCAGTTCTTACTTTTTCATATACCTGTAACTGTCCGTCTTTATCAAAAACTGCTACAGGGATAATATTTAATAGTTCACCAATAAATTTGGTACCTGCCTGAAGTCGCCCTCCTTTAACTAGGTTGTCCATTTCTCTTATCCCAACATATACCCGACTCTGATCAGCTGACCACTGCAATTTTTGGGCAATTGCTTGGCCTGGCATACCCAAGTCCAACATATCTAGGGCTTGGGCTAGCAAAAACTGCATGACCAAGGAGGTAGATTTAGAATCAATGACGTAACTAGTTACTTGGTCTTGGTAATTTTCAAGTAGTAAGCGGGCAGTATTATAGGTTCCTGATATTTGACTAGATAAATGAATAGCGAATATTTGTTGGTAGCCGGCCGCAATAATTTTTTCTACAAGCGCAACATAATCACCCACCGGCGGCTGAGAAGTGGTCGGCAAGTCCGGGGCCGCCTGCATCTTTTGATAAAAGGCAGCGATATCACTATCCCGATTACTGTCCCTAAAGGTGGTGCCGTCTGCTAGGATAACCTCTAAGGGAATGGTAAATACATCCGGATGATTTTTGTATTGGTCAGATAAATTGGCAGTTGAATCAACGATGAAGGCCGTCTTCATTAAATCGCTCCTCTTTATATAATTACTATTTATTGTAACAAAGAAAAGACTAGTCATTAAAATGTTCACATAAACATCGAATTTTAAAAACTAGATTAACTAGTTTTACCAAAAAAAGCCCGGGACATAAGTCCCAGGCTATCAGTATTATACCTGTATTAGCAGCGTAGTCAGGTTCGACTCGGCAAGCATGTCACCACTGCAGAAATCTGACGCAATAGCTTACAGCTATTGGTCCGATTCCTTCCAGTGGCTCATGCCTGAACGCCGAGTCTCGCACCCTGTATAAGTCATTCATTTTTTAGTGCTTAGTGGCCACGACGTTCGGCTAGGATAGCAGCATTGCTATCAACACGTTTTTTACCTAATGGATATATAAACATTAATGATAGGGCAGCTAACAGGTAAGCAACGCCAGGCACTAACACGGCAACGTTGAAGACCCGGTCAATAACTTCTGCTGTTTGTGTTTCCGCACCAGAAACATAACCAATACCAGTTAATAACCAACCAGCAGCGGCACCAGCCAAGGCTTGACCTACCTTACGGGCAAATGAGTAAAGGGCATAAATAGTACCGTCATCACGGTCACCAGTTGCTACTTCGATATCATCGATTACGTCAATGATACAAGCCCAGATAACTGTATTAAAAATACCGAATCCTAGGTAAGCAATTGATAAGAAAGCAATAAAGACATACATATTATCAGGACGTAATAAGAATAGAATAGCGTAAGAGATGGTAGAAACAAGCATACCAACGATGCCGACTTCTTTTTTACCAAAACGTTTGGCTAAAACTGGTCCTAGCGGTGCTGCAATTGCTAATACTAATAAAGGATTAAGTGTATTGACAATAGAAATACCGGCAGCTGAATTATAGTAGTTAGGGAAGACATAGTTGTTCATAGAACCCATAACTAACTGACCACAAATCATGAATAAGGCAGACAATACAATCCCTTGTAATGAGCGGCTAGTGAAAACAGCACTAAATGTCTCTCCCAAGCTTGGGTTAGAAGCGTTTTCATCCTTTTGAATTTTAACCCGTTCAGTTGTCATAAAGTAGCATAGGGCATAGAAAACAATTGCTAAAATAGAGAAGACCCCTGCTACGACAGTAAAGGTCATGTCTGTTTTTACACGTCCCATTGAATCATAGATAAACAGCGGGGTAACCGCACCAATGATTAAACCTGCTAGGGTTGCACCAACTGTACGGAAGGTAGATAATTGCGTCCGGCCATCAGGATCAGCTGTAATTGCTGAAGCCATTGAACCATAAGGAATATTAATAGCAGTATAGCAGATTGAACCCCAAAGAAGGTAAGTAACATACATATAAATCATTTTGGTTGTCATCGAAGCATCTTGCATTCCTACTTGGTACATTAAGAATGATGCAATAGCTACTGGACCGGCAATCCGCTTAATCCATACCCGGAATTTACCGTCAGGGTGTGGTTTAGAAGTATCGACAATCCGTCCCATACCGACGTCAGTAAAGGCATCGACAATCCGTGAAACTAAAAATAAAGTACCAACAGCACTACCAGGAATACCTAGTACCTCAGTATAAAAGACCATCAGGAACATGGACTGGAAGATAAAGGTCATGTCGTTACCGAAGTCACCAAACATGTAACCAATCTTATCTCGCATGCCAAATGGTTTTACATTTGCATTTGTTGCCATAAAGATTTTTCTCCTTTCAAATTTAAAACTGAATGACTTATCTGCAGATATAATAATAGCGTTTTCTGTTAGCGTTTACAAGTGTTTTCTATAAAATTTTGTAAATTTTTCTAATCTTGTATTTTTTGTGGATTGCTAGTATTTATTGCAAAATTATAATAGGTCAAGTAAGACCTTATAATTTAAAAAAAATAAGAGCCCAGGGATAATACCCTAGACTCTATCACATCATCTATTTTGTTAATAATATTAGCGACGGCTAGCTAAAACCTCTGCGTTAGCATCTACCCGTTTCTTAGATAGTGGATAAACAAAGATTAACGCTAAAGCTGCTAATAAGTAAGCAGTACCTGGTACTAAAGTAGAAATATTAAAGATACTTTCAATCACATCGCCAGTTTGGTTAGCAGCACCTGATACATAGCCTACACCAGTTAATAACCAACCAGAAGCAGCACCAGCAAAAGCTTGACCTAATTTACGCGCAAATGAATATAAAGCATAGATTGTACCGTCATCACGCTCGCCAGATTGGACCTCAATATCATCAATAACGTCGATGATACAAGCCCAGATGACGGTATTAAAAATACCAAAACCTAAATAAGCAATTGATAGGAAAGCGATGAAGACATACATATTATCTGGACGTAGTAAGAAAGCACAAGCATATGAAATAGCTGAGATAATCATCCCAACTGCGCCGACTTCTTTTTTACCGAAACGTTTAGCTAAGCCAGGACCTAAAGGTGCTGCAATCAAGAGCGTTAATAATGGATTCATGGTGTTAACTAAAGAAATACCAGTTGAAGAGCTGTAATAATTAGGGAAAACATAGTTGTTCATTGAACCCATCATCAATTGACCACAAATCATAAACAAAGCAGCTATGATAATACCTGCAAGCGCACGACTTGAGAAGATCGTACCCATTGTTTCTAAGAATGGTTTGCGCTCTTGACTTTCAGAGTTAGTAATTTTAACCCGCTCAGTAGTCATAAAGTAGCAAAGGGCATAAAAAGCAATCGCTAATAACGAGAACACACCAGCTACAACAGTAAAAGTAATATCGGTTTTCACACTACCAGCTGCATCATAAATAAAGATCGGGGTAATCGCACCAATAACTAGTGAAGCTAAAGTTGCACCTACTGTACGGAAGGTAGATAATTGCGTCCGACCATCTGGATCAGCTGTAATCGCTGAAGCCATTGAACCATAAGGGATGTTAATTGCTGTGTAGCAGATTGAACCCCAAAGGATATAAGTTACGTACATGTAGATAATTTTAGTAGTCATTGACGCATCTTGCATACCAGTTTGGTACATCAGGAATGAAGCTAGCGCAACTGGACCAGCAATGCGCTTAATCCATACGCGGAATTTTCCATCTGGATGCGGTTTAGCGGTATCGACGATACGACCCATGCCCACATCAGTAAAAGCATCAACAATCCGTGAAACCAAGAAAAGTGTACCAACAGCCGAAGCTTGGATACCTAATACCTCTGTGTAAAATACCATCAGGAACATGGATTGGAGGTGGAAGGTCATATCATTACCTAGGTCCCCAAACATGTAGCCGACCTTGTCACGCATGCCGAATGGTTTTTCGACTGCATTTGTTGCCATTTATAATTTCCCCTTTCGGTGTCTAAATTTTTAGTAAGAAAAAACAGATGACGTGTTTTTATTCACAAAGAACATGGTAACGTTTTTATTTACAAGTATCAAGATAAATTTTGCAATTTTTTTAAGTTTTAAAAGTATCTTTTTAAAGGTTAATAAACCAGTATTGTTAGCGTTTTAGACGAATTTTAACGTTTTCATAATTATCATTATTTTCAATATTTTTTCAAATAACGCAACAAATGCAATCCGACCTTGTAATATACTTGTAAATTACAAGCAAAAAAAGCCTGGGAGGTAGGTCCCAGACTCTCGCCATTAGTGTTTAAAAATTTTGGGGGCGGCTAGCACCGGTTTGGTAATCAATATAGACGCCCGGCTGGTGGTTAGGAATATAGATATGGAATTGCAGGCTATGGTCTGCATCCAAGCTTAAACCTTCGAGATAAATGCCTCGAGCTAAGAGTTCTTGACCAACAAAAACTGGACTGACCCGGTAGCGAACCTGGGCATTGCTTTCTTCTATATAGGCTGCCACATAGTTTTCGAAGGGCAGCATGCCTTCAACGTTAAAGTAACGCGTACCTGCCATTAAGTTAAGCATATTGTCTTGTTGACCCGTCAACTGGTAGCCGATAAGATGGGACCGGTTATAAAGCCATCCGCCAGATACCAGCCCCGGATAATAAGCCTGGTCCCAACCACTAGGCGTCACAGCAACAAGGCTATCCCTGCCCTGGTCATCTGCTGGCATCAATTGTTGGTCCAAGAGCGCTTCCGCCGTGCCAACGCGACCTAGTTGATCCAAATTACTATAACGTTCCCAGCCACTAGCTGTAATATGAAAATCTTCGCTACTGAACAAGGGGGTATTATTATTGACTGTCACATATGCCTGACCCGCCACATTCGCTGGCGGCTGGCGGTGAAATTGTTGACGATATTCATAGACTTGGCTAGCTGGTAAAGCTAAAACTTGGCTCAAATCCTGGTAATCAACTGGACTAGTTGGCGCCGGACTAGGCTTGTCGTCAACCTGACTTTGGTCACTTGCTAGTGGATTTTCAGGTGTATTGACATCAGATGATTCCTGGTCTGCCTTACCTCCCGCTGGACGCTGGTCTAGTACCGGCACTGAGACCTGGTAGGACTGGTTGTCCTGGCGACTAGCTTGGCGGCTAGCTTGATCGGCTTGCTCTTGTCTTTGGGCAAAGTCACTTGCATAAATACTAGTCAGCGTTAAGCCCACTAAAACTAAAAAACTAATAATCACACCCAATATGGCTTTTTCCCGATTAGGTCTTACCCTTCTTCTTGACATCCCCTGACTCCCTCTCTAATTAAAGCACTAAAAAAGCTTGGCTCAGCCAAGCTTTTTTAGCATTTCTATTATTTTACGCTTATTAGTCGCCGTTGTAAATGGTTTCAACGACTACATAGTCAACAGTGGTTAGAGATTTCAAATCACGGCCACCTGCATATGAAATGGATGATTGTAAATCTTCTTGCATTTCTTTCAGCGTATCGTAAATAGAACCACGACTAGCTAAAAGAATCTTCTTACCTTCAACGTTCTTGTATTGACCCTTTTGGAATTCAGAAGCTGAGCCAAAATACTCTTTGTAAGTTTGGCCATCTTCAACTACTGATTCGCCAGGTGACTCCTCATGGGCAGCTAAGAGTGAACCAATCATAACCATGCTGGCACCGAAGCGGATTGATTTAGCAATATCCCCATGGGTCCGAATGCCTCCATCAGCAATGATTGGCTTACGGGCAGCCTTGGCACATAGACGTATGGCTGATAACTGCCAGCCCGCGGTACCAAAGCCGGTTTTAATCTTGGTAATACAAACACGGCCTGGGCCAACCCCAACTTTAGTAGCATCAGCACCAGCATTTTCAAGATCCCGAACAGCTTCAGGTGTTGCGATATTCCCTGCAATGACAAAGCTATGAGGTAATTTTTCCTTTAGGTACTTAATCATGTCAATTACTGTTTGAGAATGGCCGTGGGCAATATCAATCGTAATATAAGCCACTTCTTCGCCTGATTCAGCTAGTTGGTCAACAAAAGCATATTCCTCTTCTTTGACGCCGACACTAATAGATGCATAAAGACCCTTACGGTTCATGTCACGCACAAAATCAAGACGTTTCTCTGGCTCAAAGCGGTGCATGATATAGAAATAACCATTACGTGCTAAGTCTTCAGCCAACTCTTCATTGAGCACGGTCTGCATATTAGCAGGTACTACAGGAATCTTAAAAGTGCGTCCGCCCAATTCAATCGAGGTATCGCACTGGCTCCGGCTAGTCACAATACACTTGGCAGGAATTAACTGGACCTGTTCATAATCAAATGTTTGCATTCTGTTGTTTCACTCTTCCTTGGCATATTTTAATTTCACAACAAGGTCTATTATAGCATAAAACCGAACAATAGATAGTAGCATTTAGCTAAAGTTGACTTTTTATATTTTATTGTCTAGGCTTCGCTTAACTTAGCTACTGCCCCTTCTGACTGGTTAAAATCAAGATCTGCTTTAATAGTGAAGTAACGATCAGCTTTTAAGTTTTCAATTGTCAGCATGGCTAATAAACTAAATATGTAGAGGGAAGCGATAAATAGCATCACCGTATCAACACCCGAACGGTCTAAGATAAAACCAATCATTACTGATGAGAAACCGCCGATGGCGCGACCAACATTTAAAATCACATTGTTAGCAATTGTTCGGATTTGGTAAGGATATAGGCGGGTAATCATGGCACCGTAACCTGAGAACATACCATTTACGAAAAAGCCCATCACAGCACCAGCCACTAGTAGGGTGGTAAAGAGTTGACAAAAGTAATCAAGTAAACTGAAACCATTGAGGCGATTAAGAAGCTTGCATAGGCTAACCGTGGTCCCAAGCGGTCAAGAATATTACCAAAGACCAACATCCCTAAACACATGCCTAAAATAGTGGTTACCATCCAGAGGCTAGATCCAGTTAATTCTAAGTTAAGACGTTTTTGCATCATAGTCGGTAACCAGTTCATCATACCAAAATAGCCAGCAATTTGAACAGTGGTCATCACCATCAAAGCCAGACTCTGTTTAGCTAGAGCAGGAGTGGCAAAGAGGTCGCTAATTCTACCCTGGTGGCCGTTACTAGATTTATTAACTTGATTAACACCTGGCAGGCTATCTTCATCAACTGACCAGTGCGCCCAGGCAACTAAAATTAGGGGTAGGAAGCCAAAGAGAAAGAGTCCGCGCCAACCAAATAACGGCGCAATAAAGCTAGCTAGTAGCGCTGAAGAAATTGAGCCCAACTGGCCAACAATCCCATTTAAGGATGAAATCCGTCCCATCTTTTCCATTGGGACGATACCAGCCATGATAGCAATAGCTACGCCATATTCACCGCCGACACCAATCCCGGCGATAAACCGCATTAAATAGAGGAAGTAAACATTATTAGTGAAGAAAATTAAGCCAGTAGCGACAGAGAAAATTAAAATCGTCCATTTAAATACGGTAAATTTATTATAACGGTCAGCTAAGACACCAAATATTAAGCCACCAAACAGCATACCAAAATTAGTAATGGTAGCAATCCAGCCGGCCTGAGTACCGGTAATTCCCAAGTCAGCAATAATGGTTCCTAAGGTAAAAGCTAAGAACATCACATTTAAGTCATCTAATCCTGAGCCGACAATGGCAGCTAGGAGGGCACGTTTATTATTTTTTTCCATATTTATCTCCTTAATGGGTGGTCCCGCCACCCTTTATTAATTCCACAACCAGTAACTAATATTTTTGACTCCATAACTCGGGGTCATGGTGCCATTGAGCCAAGATTTTTTCTTGGTCTGGGCTAAAGATTTGATTTTGTTTAACAAGTTGGAGCAAGGCTTCATAATTTGTCAGACTCACTAAATCATAACCCGCTTGGTCAAAAGCTTGGCGACTTTTATCTAAGCAGTAATTAAAGATAGCTAGGCAGCCTAGGACCTGGCCACCGGCCTGGGCAACTTTATCAGCAGCTTCAATGACTGAGCCACCTGTTGAAATCAAGTCCTCTATCATAACGACCTTTTGACCTGCTAGCAGTTGTCCTTCAATCGCATTCTGTTTACCATGTCCCTTGGCCTGGCTACGCACATAGATCATCGGCAGGTCCAAGAGATGGGCAATGATAGCAGCATGAGGAATCCCAGCTGTTGCTGTGCCAGCAATCACTTCCACATCTGGATAGTGAGTCTTAATTAAATTTACTAAGCCAGTCTCAATTTCTTCCCGGCATTGGGGATGGGAAATTACTAGACGGTTATCACAATAAATGGGAGACCTTAAACCAGATGTCCATGTAAAGGGTTGGTCTGGTCTCAGGTTCACTGCCTGGATATCCAACAGAAGTTGGGCATATTTTTCAGTTTCTTTAGTCATTTAGTGCCTCCTGCCATGCTTGGCAAATGTTTAGATAGCTTTGATATGGGTCAGGTGCTTGCGTAATTGGCCGACCCACAACAATATAGTCACAACCATTTTGAGCAGCCTTTTCTGGTGTCATAATTCGCACCTGATCATCACGATTAGTATAGTTAGCTGGTCTAATACCTGGACATACAGTGATAAAATCTGGCCCAGTTGCTGCTTTGATTAATTTAGCTTCTCGTGGCGAGCAAACAACACCATCTAGCCCGGCCAAGTGGCTAATTTGGGCATAGTGACTGACACTCTCCTCTAGCGTACAAGTAATGAGTTGGTCAGCCTGCATCGTCTCTTGACTAGTTGAGGTCAGCTGGGTGACAGCGATTAATAGCGGCGACTGCTTACCCGCAGGTGTGCCGCGGTCCAAGCCTTCTTTAGCTGCCGTCATCATTTGCCTACCGCC
Proteins encoded in this window:
- a CDS encoding Gfo/Idh/MocA family protein; protein product: MLKVGIVGLGTVAIVHAKGILESPYADLVAVCDNDPTRAKDYSDFPFYTDLTEMLAQEDLDVVHVCLPHYLHDEATMTIARAGVHVLLEKPVSINAERSRQLLLDHQALANGTKVAVCFQNRLNETVQEMKRLLQAEGGEILAVKGLVPWFRPESYYSQKPWRGKWDEAGSGTIINQAIHTLDLMHYVTGNDWSACKALVGNLLDYDIEVEDTATANFEFTDGSHGFFMGTNAYYGNDSIELQVMTSNGRYTIKEDKLFDKDINCLAENERVPGTKIYYGPSHRNYFDSFYRAINDNTDDYCGLESALITMEMIDAMKLSSAENRIVNKEEFIHE
- a CDS encoding sugar phosphate isomerase/epimerase family protein, which codes for MSKIGVQAMMLKEKFEELGAFETLKKVSEIGYNAVEISQIPMTEENVAELKRAQDELGMEIASLSCNVIDEGTPGGNDALDTKFDKIVQDCKTLGVTKLRIGMLPFANMKNKETALAFCRQANEFGEKLKEEGIQLYYHNHHVEFRKYEDEFLIDIIARECPALDFELDLHWVQRGGADPIAILEQYKDRAGLVHIKDYRIGAIPDEAFSALEEGDVASFYTAFTNIVEFAEIGAGSMDYQAIVNKALDLGIEYLLVEQDMLYGRDPFDCLADSRQALIDYGFADLF
- a CDS encoding helix-turn-helix transcriptional regulator yields the protein MENGVYGGYDLDGGIDQLDFHSHSQLEIYQLVAGNVYYQVGDHFYDLQAGDILLIDGMRLHKAFVSPDSKQYRRSMIHFDSGFIAPVLASLGAEDLLGLFTNSTGYLYRISDQAAAGRIGQTISELVQLVDRKDSNQHRQLIQVKLVSLLLEIDLAADESLIGRETSDDRIRKVEDVTRFITRHYQESLTLDDIARGVNISRSYLPHLFKEVTGTTVMSFLMSYRLTQARFQLFMNRELPIQDIAKQCGFESPAHFSRFFKQKMQMTPKQFRNLSYAEAFDTYSDGKVKA
- a CDS encoding DegV family protein, whose product is MKTAFIVDSTANLSDQYKNHPDVFTIPLEVILADGTTFRDSNRDSDIAAFYQKMQAAPDLPTTSQPPVGDYVALVEKIIAAGYQQIFAIHLSSQISGTYNTARLLLENYQDQVTSYVIDSKSTSLVMQFLLAQALDMLDLGMPGQAIAQKLQWSADQSRVYVGIREMDNLVKGGRLQAGTKFIGELLNIIPVAVFDKDGQLQVYEKVRTEKRFHKLVYKIFDQAIAAYPGRVRLAIAHGDAPQAAQDLADQCQERYPDLAIDIAYLPPVLGVHGGRNCLGFSAMVSADY
- a CDS encoding MFS transporter, with amino-acid sequence MATNANVKPFGMRDKIGYMFGDFGNDMTFIFQSMFLMVFYTEVLGIPGSAVGTLFLVSRIVDAFTDVGMGRIVDTSKPHPDGKFRVWIKRIAGPVAIASFLMYQVGMQDASMTTKMIYMYVTYLLWGSICYTAINIPYGSMASAITADPDGRTQLSTFRTVGATLAGLIIGAVTPLFIYDSMGRVKTDMTFTVVAGVFSILAIVFYALCYFMTTERVKIQKDENASNPSLGETFSAVFTSRSLQGIVLSALFMICGQLVMGSMNNYVFPNYYNSAAGISIVNTLNPLLVLAIAAPLGPVLAKRFGKKEVGIVGMLVSTISYAILFLLRPDNMYVFIAFLSIAYLGFGIFNTVIWACIIDVIDDIEVATGDRDDGTIYALYSFARKVGQALAGAAAGWLLTGIGYVSGAETQTAEVIDRVFNVAVLVPGVAYLLAALSLMFIYPLGKKRVDSNAAILAERRGH
- a CDS encoding Gfo/Idh/MocA family protein, translated to MAEKKLRLGIIGYGTQGSAYGRFIDGGLVPSVELTGVCDIDPAAIDRCKELFPEVNAYEDYKDLVDSGEVDAVITAVPHYLHPEMAIYALSKDIHVLNEKPAGVYTKQVQELNEYAKDAKATYAIMFNQRNNPLYQKIKAIMDSGDLGAIRRTNWIITTWWRPQAYYNQSEWRATWGGEGGGVLVNQAPHQLDLFQWIAGVPESVYAMVDEGYQRDIVVEDQVHAMLKYPNGATGVFVTSTNEIVGSDRLEIYCDKGKIVVDDSQKATVYRLKETEQDIDAGFDADKVKRMMAAENVFGDLFEEVQTIEEENVWGAQHSGVIENFAQHILNGEDLIAPGAEGINGVRLANAIQMSGWTGEKISIKDFDDDKFLEMLNQHIEEEGKFPTRD